Proteins encoded within one genomic window of Streptomyces kaniharaensis:
- the lgt gene encoding prolipoprotein diacylglyceryl transferase, whose translation MDIAYIPSPSRGVLYLGPIPLRAYAFCIILGVVVAVWLGSKRWVARGGAKHTVGDIAVWAVPFGLVGGRLYHVITDNQLYFGEGRNPWNAFKIWEGGLGIWGAIALGAVGAWIGARRRGVPLPAYADAIAPGIALAQAMGRWGNYFNQELYGRSTTLPWGLEIDKRLPSGEIVKGVYHPTFLYESLWCVGVALLVIWADRRFTLGHGRAFALYVAAYTVGRAWTEWLRIDEAHHFLGVRLNDWTAGIVFVAAVAYLVIVGKTRPGREDPASIDPAAHAPEEPGEGAAAEKPEKPSENKPAKKSAETTEKNSSRPAEKKVDGELAEAAAEKAEKKSEHLT comes from the coding sequence ATGGATATCGCCTACATTCCCAGCCCGTCGCGGGGCGTCCTGTACCTCGGACCGATCCCGCTGCGCGCCTACGCCTTCTGCATCATCCTCGGTGTCGTCGTCGCCGTCTGGCTCGGCAGCAAGCGCTGGGTCGCCCGGGGCGGTGCCAAGCACACGGTCGGCGACATCGCCGTGTGGGCCGTACCGTTCGGCCTGGTCGGCGGCCGTCTGTACCACGTGATCACCGACAACCAGCTGTACTTCGGCGAGGGCAGGAACCCCTGGAACGCCTTCAAGATCTGGGAGGGCGGCCTCGGCATCTGGGGCGCGATCGCGCTGGGCGCGGTCGGCGCCTGGATCGGCGCCCGCCGCCGGGGCGTGCCGCTGCCCGCGTACGCCGACGCCATCGCGCCGGGCATCGCGCTCGCACAGGCGATGGGGCGCTGGGGCAACTACTTCAACCAGGAGCTGTACGGCCGGTCGACGACGCTGCCGTGGGGCCTGGAGATCGACAAGAGGCTGCCGAGCGGCGAGATCGTGAAGGGCGTCTACCACCCGACCTTCCTGTACGAGTCGCTGTGGTGCGTCGGAGTCGCGCTGCTGGTGATCTGGGCGGACCGCCGCTTCACGCTGGGCCACGGGCGGGCCTTCGCGCTGTACGTGGCCGCGTACACGGTCGGCCGGGCCTGGACGGAGTGGCTGCGCATCGACGAGGCGCACCACTTCCTGGGCGTGCGGCTGAACGACTGGACGGCGGGGATCGTGTTCGTCGCCGCCGTGGCCTACCTGGTGATCGTCGGTAAGACGCGGCCCGGCCGCGAGGACCCGGCGAGCATCGACCCGGCCGCGCACGCCCCGGAGGAGCCCGGCGAGGGCGCGGCGGCGGAGAAGCCCGAGAAGCCGTCCGAGAACAAGCCCGCGAAGAAGTCCGCGGAGACGACCGAGAAGAATTCGTCCCGGCCGGCGGAGAAAAAGGTGGACGGCGAGCTTGCTGAGGCGGCCGCCGAGAAGGCCGAGAAGAAGTCCGAACACCTGACCTGA
- a CDS encoding VIT1/CCC1 transporter family protein, whose product MEPEAVNHPRVPAAGHHRDVNGGWLRPAVFGAMDGLVSNFALMTGVVGGSVSSGTVVLTGLAGLAAGACSMAAGEYTSVASQAELVQAEIEAERLELRRNPHGELAELAQLYIARGVEPKLAHEVARQLSADPDQTLEIHAREELGIDPNDLPSPWVAAGSSFVCFAVGALLPLLPYLLGATSLVPALLLSVLGLFLCGALVARVTARSWWFSGLRQLLLGGTAAGVTFLLGWLIGGHVG is encoded by the coding sequence CTGGAGCCCGAGGCCGTGAACCACCCCCGCGTACCGGCCGCGGGGCACCACCGGGACGTCAACGGCGGCTGGCTGCGGCCCGCCGTGTTCGGCGCGATGGACGGACTGGTGTCCAACTTCGCGCTGATGACCGGCGTGGTCGGCGGCTCGGTGTCCAGCGGCACGGTGGTGCTGACCGGGCTCGCGGGCCTGGCCGCCGGCGCCTGCTCGATGGCGGCGGGGGAGTACACCTCGGTGGCCTCGCAGGCTGAGCTGGTGCAGGCCGAGATCGAGGCCGAGCGGCTGGAGCTGCGCCGCAACCCGCACGGCGAGCTGGCCGAGCTGGCGCAGCTGTACATCGCCCGTGGGGTGGAGCCGAAGCTGGCCCACGAGGTGGCCCGGCAGCTGTCCGCCGACCCGGACCAGACGCTGGAGATCCACGCGCGGGAGGAGCTGGGCATCGACCCCAACGACCTGCCCTCGCCGTGGGTCGCGGCCGGGTCCTCGTTCGTGTGCTTCGCGGTGGGCGCGCTGCTGCCGCTGCTGCCGTACCTGCTGGGCGCGACCTCGCTGGTGCCGGCGCTGCTGCTGTCGGTGCTCGGCCTGTTCCTGTGCGGTGCGCTGGTGGCCCGGGTGACGGCGCGCAGCTGGTGGTTCAGCGGGCTGCGGCAGTTGCTGCTGGGCGGCACGGCGGCGGGGGTGACGTTCCTGCTCGGCTGGCTCATCGGCGGGCACGTGGGATGA
- a CDS encoding helix-turn-helix domain-containing protein, whose amino-acid sequence MSTTQAGGGATVRRLLLGSHLRRLREARGVSREEAGYSIRASESKISRMELGRVGFKERDVADLLTLYGVEAEHERAGVLALVRDANATSWWHGYGDVLPPWFQNYVGLEEAATEIRSYEVQFVHGLLQTADYARAVISAGGHVTEPAEIERRVEVRLKRQQVLTAERPPRLLAVLDEAALRRPWGGPELMRDQIDRLLELTDLPHVRLQVMPLGFGGLRAEGGAFTVLGFAEPELPDVVYLEQFTTALYVDKPAEVASYTAAMDGLLADSLSLERTRELLRSVRQEL is encoded by the coding sequence ATGAGCACGACTCAGGCAGGCGGGGGCGCCACGGTGCGGCGCCTGCTGCTGGGATCCCACCTGCGCCGGCTCCGTGAGGCCAGGGGCGTCAGCCGCGAGGAGGCCGGGTACTCGATCCGCGCCTCCGAGTCCAAGATCAGCCGGATGGAACTCGGCCGGGTCGGCTTCAAGGAACGCGACGTCGCCGACCTGCTCACCCTCTACGGCGTCGAGGCCGAGCACGAGCGCGCCGGCGTCCTCGCCCTGGTCCGCGACGCCAACGCCACCTCCTGGTGGCACGGCTACGGCGACGTGCTGCCGCCCTGGTTCCAGAACTACGTCGGCCTGGAGGAGGCCGCCACCGAGATCCGCAGCTACGAGGTCCAGTTCGTCCACGGACTGCTCCAGACCGCCGACTACGCCCGCGCCGTGATCTCCGCCGGCGGCCACGTCACCGAACCCGCCGAGATCGAACGCCGCGTCGAGGTCCGGCTGAAGCGCCAGCAGGTGCTCACCGCCGAACGCCCGCCCCGCCTGCTCGCCGTCCTCGACGAGGCCGCGCTGCGCCGGCCCTGGGGCGGGCCCGAGCTGATGCGGGACCAGATCGACCGGCTGCTCGAACTCACCGACCTGCCCCACGTGCGCCTCCAGGTGATGCCGCTCGGCTTCGGCGGGCTGCGCGCCGAGGGCGGCGCGTTCACCGTGCTCGGCTTCGCCGAACCGGAGCTGCCCGACGTCGTCTACCTGGAGCAGTTCACCACCGCGCTGTACGTCGACAAGCCCGCCGAGGTCGCGTCGTACACCGCCGCGATGGACGGCCTGCTCGCCGACAGCCTCAGTCTGGAGCGCACCCGGGAACTTCTCCGCTCCGTACGCCAAGAGCTGTGA
- a CDS encoding MauE/DoxX family redox-associated membrane protein has product MAGPAAPPGDCVPTPAARRTVPAWTQPLGTAVRLGLAVVWGWAGLAKIADPAEAAQAVRAYELLPEALVKPVGHALPFLELALALLLVIGLGVRLVAGVSTLLLLTFVAGIGSAWARGISIDCGCFGGGGHVDASQTEYLQEILRDTGFLLLAGWLLWRPRTKFSADGWLAG; this is encoded by the coding sequence ATGGCCGGCCCGGCGGCGCCGCCCGGCGACTGCGTGCCCACGCCGGCAGCGCGGCGAACCGTTCCGGCGTGGACGCAGCCGCTCGGCACCGCCGTCCGGCTCGGGCTCGCGGTGGTCTGGGGCTGGGCCGGACTGGCCAAGATCGCCGACCCTGCGGAGGCCGCCCAGGCCGTCCGCGCCTACGAGCTCCTGCCCGAGGCGCTGGTCAAACCGGTCGGCCACGCGCTGCCCTTCCTGGAGCTGGCGCTCGCCCTGCTGCTGGTGATCGGGCTAGGCGTCCGGCTCGTCGCCGGCGTCTCCACGCTGCTGCTGCTCACCTTCGTCGCCGGGATCGGCTCCGCCTGGGCGCGCGGCATCTCGATCGACTGCGGCTGCTTCGGCGGCGGAGGGCACGTGGACGCCTCGCAGACCGAGTACCTGCAGGAGATCCTCCGCGACACCGGGTTCCTGCTGCTGGCCGGGTGGCTGCTGTGGCGGCCCCGCACCAAGTTCTCGGCGGACGGATGGCTGGCCGGCTGA
- the gltB gene encoding glutamate synthase large subunit, which yields MHSANELQAGAARPPYALVPDARPAAQGLYDPRNEHDACGVGFVATLTGSADHTIVEQALTVLRNLEHRGATGAEPDSGDGAGILTQIPDAFLRGKVAFELPAAGSYAVGIAFLPDEDTADAAAVAQIEAIAAEEGLTVLGWRDVPVTPDLLGATARSVMPRFRQLFLSKDGLAGIELDRIAFVVRKRAEREAGAYFPSLSARTIVYKGMLTTGQLEPFFPDLSDRTYASTIGLVHSRFSTNTFPSWPLAHPYRFVAHNGEINTVKGNRNWMRARESQLATDLIPANKNGQGLSRIFPICTPDHSDSASFDEVLELLHLAGRSLPHSVLMMIPEAWENHATMDPARRAFYQYHSNLMEPWDGPACVTFTDGTQIGAVLDRNGLRPARYWITEDGLVVLSSEVGVLDIEQEKIAKKGRLQPGRMFLVDTVEGRIVEDDEIKSALAAEHPYEEWVAAGQIQLAKLPEREHIAHTHASVTRRQQTFGYTEEELRVILAPMARTGAEALGSMGTDSPIAALSEKPRLLFDYFVQLFAQVTNPPLDAIREELVTSLLSNLGPEGNLLTAEAASCRSVGITFPVIDNDELAKLVHINADGDQPGLKAVTLSGLYKVATGGAGLASRLAEIAAEADAAIADGARIIVLSDRHSDAEHAPIPSLLLTSAIHHHLIRTKQRTQVSLLVEAGDVREVHHVALLVGYGAGAVNPYLAMESVEDLVSQGVFIQGVEPEKAIKNLIKALGKGVLKVMSKMGISTVASYRGAQVFEAIGLSQELVDGYFAGTTTKLGGIGLDEIARETAARHAKAYPASGIPAAHRALEIGGEYQWRREGEPHLFDPDTVFRLQHSTRNRRYDIFKQYTDRVNEQSARLMTLRGLFDLDALGRTPIPVDEVEPVSEIVKRFSTGAMSYGSISLEAHETLAIAMNRLGGKSNTGEGGEDPDRLYDPQRRSAIKQVASGRFGVTSEYLVNADDIQIKMAQGAKPGEGGQLPGHKVYPWVAKTRHSTPGVGLISPPPHHDIYSIEDLAQLIHDLKNANPVARIHVKLVSEVGVGTVAAGVSKAHADVVLVSGHDGGTGASPLTSLKHAGGPWELGLAETQQTLLLNGLRDRIVVQTDGQLKTGRDVVIAALLGAEEFGFATAPLVVSGCIMMRVCHLDTCPVGVATQNPVLRERFSGKPEFVVNFFEFIAEEVREILASLGFRSIEEAVGHAEHINAQAAIDHWKAAGLDLAPLFHVPELPEGAARHCTTTQDHALDKALDNQLIELAEDALERGDAVRIQLPIRNVNRTVGTMLGHEVTKRYRGEGLPEGTIDVTFTGSAGQSFGAFVPRGVTLRLEGDANDYVGKGLSGGVVIVRPARDAAAIGNDAQNHVIAGNTIGYGATSGRIHLRGKAGERFAVRNSGATLVVEGVGDHGLEYMTGGRVVILGETGRNLAAGMSGGIAYVLDLRPANVNDGLVGIEAPTAADRDWLRETVQQHYEETGSTVAAELLADWGGGVSRFSKIMPTDYKAVLAAKDAAERDGLSEAETTRKMMEAAHG from the coding sequence ATGCACTCCGCCAACGAGCTCCAGGCCGGCGCCGCCCGCCCGCCGTACGCGCTCGTTCCGGATGCGCGACCTGCTGCTCAGGGCCTGTACGACCCGCGAAACGAGCACGACGCCTGTGGCGTCGGTTTCGTCGCCACGCTGACCGGCAGCGCCGACCACACCATCGTCGAGCAGGCGCTGACCGTCCTGCGCAACCTGGAGCACCGCGGCGCCACCGGCGCCGAGCCCGACTCCGGTGACGGCGCGGGCATCCTCACCCAGATCCCGGACGCCTTCCTGCGCGGCAAGGTCGCCTTCGAGCTCCCGGCCGCCGGCTCCTACGCGGTCGGCATCGCCTTCCTGCCCGACGAGGACACGGCCGACGCCGCCGCCGTCGCGCAGATCGAGGCCATCGCCGCCGAGGAGGGCCTGACCGTCCTCGGCTGGCGCGACGTGCCGGTCACCCCGGACCTGCTCGGCGCCACCGCCCGCAGCGTGATGCCCCGCTTCCGTCAGCTCTTCCTGAGCAAGGACGGCCTGGCCGGCATCGAGCTCGACCGGATCGCCTTCGTCGTCCGCAAGCGCGCCGAGCGCGAGGCCGGCGCCTACTTCCCGTCGCTCTCCGCCCGCACCATCGTCTACAAGGGCATGCTGACCACCGGCCAGCTGGAGCCCTTCTTCCCCGACCTGTCGGACCGCACTTACGCGTCCACCATCGGCCTGGTGCACTCGCGGTTCTCCACCAACACCTTCCCGAGCTGGCCGCTCGCCCACCCGTACCGCTTCGTCGCGCACAACGGCGAGATCAACACGGTCAAGGGCAACCGCAACTGGATGCGCGCCCGCGAGTCCCAGCTCGCCACCGACCTCATCCCGGCCAACAAGAACGGGCAGGGTCTGAGCCGGATCTTCCCGATCTGCACCCCGGACCACTCCGACTCGGCCTCCTTCGACGAGGTCCTGGAGCTGCTCCACCTCGCCGGCCGGTCGCTGCCGCACTCGGTGCTGATGATGATCCCGGAGGCGTGGGAGAACCACGCCACCATGGACCCGGCCCGCCGCGCGTTCTACCAGTACCACTCCAACCTGATGGAGCCCTGGGACGGCCCGGCCTGCGTCACCTTCACCGACGGCACCCAGATCGGCGCCGTCCTGGACCGCAACGGCCTGCGCCCGGCCCGCTACTGGATCACCGAGGACGGCCTGGTCGTCCTCTCCTCCGAGGTCGGCGTGCTCGACATCGAGCAGGAGAAGATCGCCAAGAAGGGCCGCCTCCAGCCCGGCCGGATGTTCCTCGTCGACACCGTCGAGGGCCGCATCGTCGAGGACGACGAGATCAAGTCCGCCCTCGCCGCCGAGCACCCCTACGAGGAGTGGGTCGCCGCCGGGCAGATCCAGCTCGCCAAGCTCCCCGAGCGCGAGCACATCGCGCACACCCACGCCTCGGTCACCCGCCGCCAGCAGACCTTCGGCTACACCGAGGAGGAGCTGCGGGTCATCCTCGCGCCGATGGCCAGGACCGGCGCCGAGGCGCTCGGCTCGATGGGCACCGACTCGCCGATCGCCGCGCTGAGCGAGAAGCCGCGCCTGCTGTTCGACTACTTCGTGCAGCTCTTCGCGCAGGTCACCAACCCGCCGCTGGACGCGATCCGCGAGGAGCTCGTCACCTCGCTGCTCAGCAACCTCGGCCCCGAGGGCAACCTGCTGACCGCCGAGGCCGCCTCCTGCCGCTCGGTCGGCATCACCTTCCCGGTGATCGACAACGACGAGCTGGCCAAGCTCGTCCACATCAACGCCGACGGCGACCAGCCCGGCCTCAAGGCCGTCACCCTGTCCGGCCTCTACAAGGTCGCCACCGGCGGCGCCGGCCTCGCCTCCCGCCTGGCCGAGATCGCCGCCGAGGCCGACGCCGCGATCGCCGACGGCGCCCGGATCATCGTGCTCTCCGACCGCCACTCGGACGCCGAGCACGCCCCGATCCCGTCGCTGCTGCTCACCTCCGCGATCCACCACCACCTCATCCGCACCAAGCAGCGCACCCAGGTGTCGCTGCTGGTCGAGGCCGGCGACGTCCGCGAGGTGCACCACGTCGCGCTGCTGGTCGGCTACGGCGCCGGCGCGGTCAACCCGTACCTGGCCATGGAGTCGGTCGAGGACCTGGTCTCGCAGGGAGTGTTCATCCAGGGCGTCGAGCCCGAGAAGGCCATCAAGAACCTGATCAAGGCGCTCGGCAAGGGCGTGCTCAAGGTCATGTCCAAGATGGGCATCTCCACCGTCGCCTCCTACCGCGGCGCCCAGGTCTTCGAGGCCATCGGCCTCTCCCAGGAGCTGGTGGACGGCTACTTCGCCGGCACCACCACCAAGCTCGGCGGCATCGGCCTGGACGAGATCGCGCGCGAGACCGCGGCCCGCCACGCCAAGGCCTACCCGGCCTCCGGCATCCCCGCCGCGCACCGCGCGCTGGAGATCGGCGGCGAGTACCAGTGGCGCCGCGAGGGCGAGCCGCACCTGTTCGACCCGGACACCGTCTTCCGGCTCCAGCACTCCACCCGCAACCGCCGGTACGACATCTTCAAGCAGTACACGGACCGGGTGAACGAGCAGTCCGCCCGCCTGATGACGCTGCGCGGCCTGTTCGACCTGGACGCCCTCGGCCGGACCCCGATCCCGGTCGACGAGGTCGAGCCGGTCTCGGAGATCGTCAAGCGCTTCTCCACCGGCGCCATGTCGTACGGCTCGATCTCCCTCGAGGCGCACGAGACCCTCGCCATCGCGATGAACCGCCTCGGCGGCAAGTCCAACACCGGTGAGGGCGGCGAGGACCCGGACCGCCTGTACGACCCGCAGCGCCGCTCGGCGATCAAGCAGGTCGCCTCCGGCCGGTTCGGCGTCACCTCCGAGTACCTGGTCAACGCGGACGACATCCAGATCAAGATGGCCCAGGGTGCCAAGCCCGGCGAGGGCGGCCAGCTGCCCGGCCACAAGGTCTACCCGTGGGTCGCCAAGACCCGGCACTCCACCCCGGGTGTCGGCCTGATCTCGCCGCCGCCGCACCACGACATCTACTCGATCGAGGACCTGGCGCAGCTCATCCACGACCTCAAGAACGCCAACCCGGTCGCCCGCATCCACGTGAAGCTGGTGTCCGAGGTCGGCGTCGGGACGGTCGCCGCGGGTGTCTCCAAGGCGCACGCGGACGTCGTCCTGGTCTCCGGGCACGACGGCGGCACCGGTGCGTCGCCGCTGACCTCGCTCAAGCACGCCGGCGGCCCCTGGGAGCTCGGCCTCGCCGAGACCCAGCAGACCCTGCTGCTCAACGGCCTGCGCGACCGCATCGTCGTCCAGACCGACGGCCAGCTGAAGACCGGCCGCGACGTCGTCATCGCCGCGCTGCTCGGCGCCGAGGAGTTCGGCTTCGCCACGGCCCCGCTGGTCGTCTCCGGCTGCATCATGATGCGCGTCTGCCACCTGGACACCTGCCCGGTCGGCGTCGCCACGCAGAACCCGGTGCTGCGCGAGCGCTTCTCCGGCAAGCCCGAGTTCGTGGTCAACTTCTTCGAGTTCATCGCCGAGGAGGTCCGGGAGATCCTGGCCTCGCTGGGCTTCCGCTCGATCGAGGAGGCCGTCGGCCACGCCGAGCACATCAACGCCCAGGCCGCGATCGACCACTGGAAGGCCGCCGGGCTCGACCTGGCCCCGCTCTTCCACGTCCCCGAGCTGCCCGAGGGCGCGGCCCGGCACTGCACCACCACCCAGGACCACGCGCTCGACAAGGCCCTGGACAACCAGCTCATCGAGCTGGCCGAGGACGCCCTGGAGCGCGGCGACGCCGTCCGCATCCAGCTGCCGATCCGCAACGTCAACCGCACGGTCGGCACCATGCTCGGCCACGAGGTGACCAAGCGTTACCGCGGCGAGGGCCTGCCCGAGGGCACCATCGACGTCACCTTCACCGGCTCCGCCGGGCAGTCGTTCGGCGCCTTCGTGCCGCGCGGTGTGACCCTGCGGCTGGAGGGCGACGCCAACGACTACGTCGGCAAGGGCCTGTCCGGCGGCGTCGTGATCGTCCGCCCGGCCCGCGACGCCGCCGCCATCGGCAACGACGCGCAGAACCACGTCATCGCCGGCAACACCATCGGCTACGGCGCCACCTCCGGCCGGATCCACCTGCGCGGCAAGGCCGGTGAGCGCTTCGCGGTCCGCAACTCCGGTGCCACCCTGGTCGTCGAGGGCGTGGGCGACCACGGCCTGGAGTACATGACCGGCGGCCGGGTCGTCATCCTCGGCGAGACCGGGCGCAACCTGGCGGCGGGCATGTCCGGCGGCATCGCCTACGTCCTGGACCTGCGTCCCGCGAACGTCAACGACGGCCTGGTGGGCATCGAGGCCCCGACCGCCGCCGACCGCGACTGGCTGCGCGAGACCGTGCAGCAGCACTACGAGGAGACCGGCTCCACCGTGGCCGCCGAGCTCCTGGCCGACTGGGGCGGCGGGGTCTCCCGCTTCTCCAAGATCATGCCGACCGACTACAAGGCAGTGCTCGCCGCCAAGGACGCCGCTGAGCGCGATGGCCTCTCCGAGGCCGAGACCACTCGCAAGATGATGGAGGCGGCACATGGCTGA
- a CDS encoding glutamate synthase subunit beta: protein MADPKGFLTTPKQLAERRPVDVRIRDWNEVYVERSLLPIITKQAGRCMDCGIPFCHNGCPLGNLIPEWNDLAYRDDWSGAIERLHATNNFPEFTGRLCPAPCESACVLGINQDAVTIKNVEVTVIDKAWDGGGVTPQVPERLSGKTVAVVGSGPAGLAAAQQLTRAGHTVVVYERADRVGGLLRYGIPEFKMEKRHINRRVEQMRAEGTRFRTGVHVGEDITGQQLRERFDAVVVAAGATTARDLPVPGRELKGVHQAMEYLPLANKVQEGDFVESPISAKGKHVVVIGGGDTGADCVGTAHRQGAASVTQLEIMPRPGEERPGHQPWPTMPMTYKVTSAHEEGGERIYSVSTTHFAGDEDGNVQELHLVEVEFRDGRFEPVPGTERAIPAQLVTLAMGFTGTDVRNGLVEQLGVDLDARGNIARDGRFATNVDGVYVCGDAGRGQSLIVWAIAEGRSAAAAVDRYLGGKTPLPAPIRPTDRPLVV, encoded by the coding sequence ATGGCTGACCCCAAGGGCTTCCTGACCACGCCCAAGCAGCTGGCGGAGCGTCGCCCGGTCGACGTCCGGATCCGGGACTGGAACGAGGTCTACGTCGAGCGCAGCCTCCTGCCGATCATCACCAAGCAGGCCGGCCGGTGCATGGACTGCGGCATCCCGTTCTGCCACAACGGCTGCCCGCTCGGGAACCTCATCCCCGAGTGGAACGACCTCGCCTACCGGGACGACTGGTCCGGCGCGATCGAGCGGCTGCACGCGACCAACAACTTCCCGGAGTTCACCGGCCGCCTCTGCCCGGCGCCCTGCGAGTCGGCCTGCGTGCTCGGCATCAACCAGGACGCGGTGACCATCAAGAACGTCGAGGTCACCGTCATCGACAAGGCCTGGGACGGGGGCGGCGTCACGCCGCAGGTCCCGGAGCGGCTGTCCGGGAAGACCGTGGCCGTCGTCGGCTCCGGCCCGGCCGGCCTGGCCGCCGCCCAGCAGCTCACCCGGGCCGGGCACACCGTGGTGGTGTACGAGCGCGCCGACCGCGTCGGCGGCCTGCTGCGCTACGGCATCCCCGAGTTCAAGATGGAGAAGCGCCACATCAACCGCCGCGTCGAGCAGATGCGGGCGGAGGGCACCCGGTTCCGCACTGGCGTGCACGTCGGCGAGGACATCACCGGGCAGCAGCTGCGCGAGCGCTTCGACGCCGTCGTGGTCGCCGCCGGTGCCACGACCGCGCGCGACCTGCCGGTGCCCGGGCGCGAGCTCAAGGGCGTCCACCAGGCCATGGAGTACCTGCCGCTGGCCAACAAGGTGCAGGAGGGCGACTTCGTCGAGTCCCCGATCAGCGCCAAGGGCAAGCACGTCGTCGTCATCGGCGGCGGCGACACCGGCGCGGACTGCGTCGGCACCGCCCACCGCCAGGGCGCGGCCTCGGTCACCCAGCTGGAGATCATGCCGCGCCCGGGCGAGGAGCGCCCCGGCCACCAGCCGTGGCCGACCATGCCGATGACCTACAAGGTCACCTCCGCGCACGAGGAGGGCGGTGAGCGGATCTACTCCGTCAGCACCACCCACTTCGCCGGCGATGAGGACGGCAACGTCCAGGAGCTGCACCTCGTCGAGGTGGAGTTCAGGGACGGGCGGTTCGAGCCGGTGCCCGGCACCGAGCGGGCCATCCCGGCCCAGCTGGTCACCCTGGCCATGGGCTTCACCGGGACGGACGTCAGGAACGGGCTGGTCGAGCAGCTCGGCGTCGACCTCGACGCGCGCGGTAACATAGCCCGCGACGGCCGGTTCGCCACCAATGTCGATGGCGTGTACGTCTGCGGAGACGCCGGCCGCGGCCAGTCGTTGATCGTCTGGGCCATCGCGGAGGGCCGTTCGGCCGCCGCCGCGGTGGACAGGTACCTCGGCGGCAAGACCCCGCTTCCCGCCCCGATCCGGCCCACCGACCGCCCGCTGGTGGTCTGA
- a CDS encoding DsbA family protein, which translates to MDVKATSEKNREGKRNARERMQAQREADEAASRRRKKLIAGGSVFAVIAAAVVTGVIVQNQRSEPETPAAAPAGTTGDKNLVIPVGAANAPSVLTVYEDPRCPACGSFEREFSATIDQLEDQGKISTNAHIVSFIDRAVPGKGSKSGANALACAQDAGHFRDFHDVLYRNQPEETNDAFGDKAVLISLAKQVNGLDTPAFEACVNEDRYGGWVSSVQQDFDKSGYRSTPTVLLNGQPIYPKNGNDQITPANLAKWVDAANQGKQLGTPGSNGQTPAPTAAAPEANNPSPNAG; encoded by the coding sequence GTGGACGTCAAGGCAACGAGCGAGAAGAACCGAGAGGGCAAGCGCAACGCCCGCGAGCGCATGCAGGCGCAGCGGGAGGCCGACGAGGCCGCCTCCCGGCGCAGGAAGAAGCTGATCGCGGGCGGCTCGGTGTTCGCGGTGATCGCCGCCGCCGTGGTCACCGGCGTGATCGTGCAGAACCAGCGCTCCGAGCCGGAGACGCCCGCCGCCGCCCCGGCCGGGACGACCGGCGACAAGAACCTGGTCATCCCGGTCGGCGCGGCCAACGCCCCGTCCGTCCTCACCGTCTACGAGGACCCGCGCTGCCCCGCATGCGGCAGCTTCGAGCGCGAGTTCTCCGCGACCATCGACCAGCTGGAGGACCAGGGCAAGATCTCCACCAACGCCCACATCGTCTCGTTCATCGACCGGGCCGTGCCGGGCAAGGGCTCCAAGAGCGGCGCCAACGCCCTGGCGTGCGCCCAGGACGCCGGGCACTTCCGGGACTTCCACGACGTGCTCTACCGCAACCAGCCGGAGGAGACCAACGACGCCTTCGGTGACAAGGCCGTCCTGATCAGCCTCGCCAAGCAGGTCAACGGCCTGGACACGCCCGCCTTCGAGGCCTGCGTCAACGAGGACAGGTACGGCGGGTGGGTGTCCTCCGTGCAACAGGACTTCGACAAGTCCGGCTACCGGTCCACCCCGACCGTGCTGCTCAACGGCCAGCCGATCTACCCGAAGAACGGCAACGACCAGATCACCCCGGCGAACCTGGCGAAGTGGGTGGACGCCGCCAACCAGGGCAAGCAGCTCGGCACCCCGGGCTCCAACGGGCAGACCCCGGCGCCCACCGCCGCCGCCCCGGAGGCCAACAACCCGTCGCCGAACGCCGGCTGA